The DNA segment GGCAGTCGTTGATCGCTGCGCGTTCGGCGCCGCCGAGGATGTTGAACAGCAGGTTCAGGGTCAGCGCGCTGAGCGTGGCCATGGCGATGCCGCTGTGGGTAATCGGGCTCATCCACATCGGCAGGTGCGCGAAGAACTCCGGACGCACCACCGGTATCAGGCCCATGCCGATGCTCACCGCCACCAGCAACTGGTTGCGACGGTCACCGATGTCGGCTTCCTGAAGGATCTTGATCCCGGTAGCCGCCACCATGCCGAACATCGCAATCGCTGCACCGCCAAGCACCGCCGGTGGAATCGACGCCACCAGGAACGCCGCTTTCGGCAGCAGGCTCAGCACGATCAGCAGACCACCGGCGACGATGGTCACCGAGCGGCAGCGCACGCCGGTCATCTGCACCAGGCCGATGTTCTGCGCGAACGAGGAGTGGGTGAAGGTGTTGAAGAACCCGGCAAAGAACGATGCAGCCGCGTCACACATCAAGCCGCGACGCAGCATGCGCGGGCAGACTTCCTGGCCGGTGATCTTGCCCAGCGCCAAGAACATGCCGGTGGACTCGACGAAGATGATCACCACCACCAGGCACATCGACAGGATCGGCGCGAGTTCGAATTTCGGCATGCCGAAGTGCAGCGGGGTGACGAACTGAAGCCATGGCGCGCTGGCCATGCCGCTCAGGTCGACCATGCCGAGCGCGCCGCAAAGTACGTAGCCGAAACACATGCCGATCAGCACGGAAATATTGACCCAGAA comes from the Pseudomonas sp. RSB 5.4 genome and includes:
- a CDS encoding nucleobase:cation symporter-2 family protein; amino-acid sequence: MSELSKARIPDAPAIQRLPLLQLILVGLQHVLLMYGGAIAVPLIIGQAAGLSREEIAFLINADLLVAGIATIVQSLGIGPMGIRMPVMMGASFAAVGSMVAMAGMPGIGLQGIFGATIAAGFFGMLIAPFMSKVVRFFPPLVTGTVITSIGLSLFPVAVNWAGGGAAAAQFGSPIYLAIAALVLATILLIHRFMRGFWVNISVLIGMCFGYVLCGALGMVDLSGMASAPWLQFVTPLHFGMPKFELAPILSMCLVVVIIFVESTGMFLALGKITGQEVCPRMLRRGLMCDAAASFFAGFFNTFTHSSFAQNIGLVQMTGVRCRSVTIVAGGLLIVLSLLPKAAFLVASIPPAVLGGAAIAMFGMVAATGIKILQEADIGDRRNQLLVAVSIGMGLIPVVRPEFFAHLPMWMSPITHSGIAMATLSALTLNLLFNILGGAERAAINDCHAH